CCGCCGAGCCCGGTGGCGAACAGGGCCGGGCCCCACTGCCGCGCCGGGTTGACCGATCCGCCGCTGAGCGGGCCGAACACGGTGATCACGAACGTGACGACGACACCGATGGCGTAGGGCATCAACCGCGTGCGGGACGGGCTCGCCAGCAGGAATCCGACGAGCACGACGACAGCGATCATGAGGCCGCTCTCCGCGAGGAACACCGCCGCCGGCTCCCAGCCGGGCGCCGCGCGGACGGCCGCGAAGGACACGTTCTCCGTGGCCTCGCCCCAGGTCAGACGGGCGAGGCCCACGCCGGTCACCGAGCCCGCGAGCTGCGCGCCCACGTAAGGCAGGACCTGCCGACCTGGGAAAGCGTCCAACAGCCACACGGCGATGGTGATCGCCGGGTTCATGTGGGCGCCGCAGCGTTGGCCGGGAGGGGACAGGATCAGGACGGCGACGAGCACGCCGCTGAACACCCCGAGGGCTGCCAGGGCCAGCCCGAAATCCGCGACGTGCAGCGGCGAAGCCGGATCGAGCACCCAGCGGGTGGAGCTGACGACCAGGAACAGCAGCACGCACGTGAGCGCGAACTCCTCGGCCACCCTGACCGGTGAGATGCTCGGACCGACCCGAGCTACCACCGTGTTCTGCGCCTGCAAGGTCATGCCGGGCTCCCCGCGTGGACCCCGGCGGGGTGGCCGGTGCTCCCGGCCAGCCACTCGCGACCGCGCGCGTAGAGGTCGGCGACCTCGGGCCCGCGCAGCCCCGGCATGCCCGCCACCACCTCGTAGCCGAGCAGGGTCTGGAGGTAGGCGAGGTGGCGGTAGCCCTCGGGGAACCGGCCGAGCAGGTCCTCGTCGAGCGACAGAACGGCAGCGGGATCGACCGGGTCGATGCGGTCCTTCTCGTAGATCGGCTGTCGCCAGACCAGGCCCCAACGCCCGTCGCGGTGCTCGAAGAAGTCGTAGAAGCGGCCGGTGCACACCACATCGCAGCTCACGTCGTGTACCGCCGCGCGCTGGTGGATCTGCATCTTGGTCTGGCCGATCGCACGGGTGCCCACCACGTCGATCGACGAGCCGCCCAGCAGGTGGAGGATGGTGACGCCGCGTTCCCAGCCGCGGCGGTTGGCGGCGATGAACTCGGTCGCCGTGCCCTGGAACCAGGTGGCCTCCATGCGTCCGTCGTCGTGCCACACGGTGGCGAACCGTTCCCAGTCGCCGGAGTCGCGCCACAGCGCCCAGTTCTCGATCAGCTGTCGGATCTCTTGCCTCGCCTCGATCACCGGACCCACGATGCGCGCCGCGCGCCCCGGCCGTCAAGCAGTGCTTAACACTGTCTATGTCTGCACCGTGTAGCTTCGAACGCATGCCGAAGTCCTTGCGGGTGGCCGTTTTCGCGTTGGCGACCGTGGTGCTGACCGGGGTGGTGTTCGAGGTCAGAGTGCTGCTGGGCTTCGACAGCGTGTTGTGGGTCGCGCTCCTGGTGGCGCTGGCCGTGTTCTGGGTGGTGGCTGTGGTCAAGCTGCGAGTGCACCGCGCGGTCATCGCGCTGGCCGTCGTCCTCGCGCCGGTCCTCGTCGTGACCGGCGGCGGAGGTTGGCTCCTGGCGCAGAACCTGGCTTCGGCGGAGCGCGCGAGCGGCACGGACGCGCTGTGGATGGGCCACGCCTGGGTGGACGGTCGGCGAACGCAGTCCGATGTGGACGCTTTGGTCGCGCGCGTCCGCGAGGCGAAGTTCCGCGACCTGTACGTACATTCGGGTCCGCTGTCCGATGACGGTTCGCTGGATCCCGCGCTGCGGCCGTCCGCGCGATGGCTGGTCGACACGCTGCACAAGGCCTTGCCCGGCGTCCGCGTGCAGGCGTGGCTGGGCAATGTCGTCGACGAAGGCCGCCTGAACCTCGCAGACCCCGCTTCCCGCACGCGCATCGTGGACAGCGGGCGACAGGTGCTCGACGACGGCTTCGACGGTGTGCACTACAACTTCGAGCCGGTTCCGGAGGGAAACCGCGATCTGCTCGAAGTGCTGACCACGGCGCGGGAGATGACGCGGTCGCGGGCGAAGGTGCTGTCGGTCTCGGCCAACCAGATCGAGCCGGTGCGCGGGACCAACTTCGTCGGCCAGACGCTCCGCGGCAAGCCGCATTGGTGGTCGGCGACCTACATCGGCGAGGTCGCCCGGCGGGTGGACCAGATCGCGGTGATGTCCTACGACTCCGGGATTCCCGTCGAGTCCGCGTACACCGGTTATCTGCGCATGCAGACCCGCTTGGCCCTGCAGGTCGTCCCACCCGAGGTGGACGTGCTGATCGGCGTCCCGGCCTACCACGACGGCCCCATGCACACGCTCGCGGAGACCGTCGCCGCGGCCGTGAAGGGCATTCGCCTCGGCGTGACACCAGGTCGGCGCGTCGGGGCGGCGGTCTACGTGGACTTCGCCGCCACTCCCGAGGACTGGGCCCAGTACCTGTCGGGTTGGGTTCGCTAGTCCACTGTGGACACGGGCGCCGCGGGGGCGGGTTCGGGCATGCTGGGGACATGCCTTGGTTCAGCGCGTCCGCGCGGTACGCCTCGACCGTCGAGTGCGATGGCCTCAGCACGATCAGCCGCTCCGTCTGGGTCTTCGAGCTGCCCGACACAGGTGAACGCCTGTGGGCCGATGCCCGAGCCAGAGCGCTGGAGATCGCCCGCCGCGACGAGCACGGCTACCTCAACGCCGACGGTCGCCGCGTCCAGTGGGAGCTGATCGACGTCCAGACCCTGGACCTGCTCGGTGACACCGTCGAGGACGGCCGCGAGGTGTACTCGGAGATGCGCGACCCCAGCGAGGCCGAGCTGCGCGAGTGGCCCGCGCGGACCCGGTTCGATCCAGAGAACACGCCTCCGCATCAGACCGGGATCTGACGGCCCTGATCGGCTTACACTCCGGTCGTGACCCAGACCGGGCGTTCTCGCGAGCTCGGCGCTCTCCTGCGCACCGGCCCCTTCCACGCGGCACTGCGCCTGGCCATCAAGGAACGCGGGCTGACCCTGGAGCGGTTGCGCGCACATTTGCGCAGGCACGGCGTCTCCATCGGGCTCTCCAGCCTCAGCAACTGGCAGCACGGCCACAGCCGCCCCGGCCGCGCCGACTCCGAGCACGTGGTCCGCGCGCTGGAGGAGGTGCTGTTCCTGCCGCGGTTGTCGCTGGTGACCCTGCTCGCCCGTGCCACACCGCAGCGGTTGAGCGAGCACGTCGGCCCGCTCGGCGAGCTGCTGTCCGAGATCGACGACACCCAGCCCGAGCACCTCGCCGTGCTCAACCGCTACAACCGCGTCGCCATCGACGAGCACGGCTGCTTCGGCCACTACCTGTGCCGCACCGCGATCCGCGCCCGCCGTGACGGCGTCGACCGGTTCCTTATCCGCTACTTCGGCGGAGAGAACACCGAGATCGACAAGGTCGGCGTCCAGGCGCTGGAGAACTGCTCGGTCGGCCGCGTCCGCAGGCACCCCGGCTCCCCGGTCATGGTCGCCGAGCTGCTGTTCGGCCAGACCCTGCGCGCCGGTGACACGTGGGTCTTCGAGTACCGGGGGGTCAACAGCCATCCCGTCCGCAGCACCGAGTTCGCCCACGCCTTCCGCTACCACGAGAAGCAGTACGTGATGGAGGTCCGCTTCCACCCCGAGCGCCGCCCCGCCCGCTGCCAGTCCTACATGCGCGCCGACCTCTACAGCCCGAAGCGGATCACCGGCGAGCTGAAGCTCAACGACCGCGACGGCGTCCACGTCCTCGTCTCCGACGGCACCTCCGGCGTCGTCGGCATCCAATGGGAGTGGGACGACTAGCGCAGTGCTGCACCAGTCGGAGGCCGGAACGGTTCGGCTGCCGCGGTGAACCGCGCGAGCAGTGCGGGGGTGAACTCGGTCGACGCGAGCGCGGCGAGCGCTGCGGCCCACCCTGCGGCGAAGTAGTCCCAGCCGTCCACGGTCGGCGCGTCGCGATCACGGGCCTGTCGCAGGAATGTCAGGTCACCCCGGTAGTTGAGGTCCCACGCGGTGGTGGCCGGGCCGAGCGGGGCCTGGTCGCTGATCGGGCTGCCGGGCGCGTCCTTGCCGAGCCCGGTCGCGTTGACCACCAGTGCGGGCCCGCTCAGCTCGGCGACCAGCCGGTCGGCATCGGCTCGGCCGGTGAGCCGGACGAGGTCCGGTGTGGCTCCGATCCGCCGGGCCATCGCTTCGAGCTGGGTCAGCGCCGCCGGATCGACGTCGGCGAACCGGACCCGGGACGGCCGCGGCCCGTCGGAGTGCAGGGCGAGCAACAGGGCGGTGGCGGCACCACCTGCGCCGAAGCACACCACGTCGCGCCCGGCGATCGGTCCGAGCGACGGCAGGATCTCGACGAGCGAGCGGGCGTCGTTGGCGTAGCAGGCGACGGTGCTTCCCGCGGCGACGGTGTTGATCTCCTGGGTCAGCTCGACCAGCCGGTCCCGCTGGTCGAACAGGTCCGCGCATGCCCGGTACAGCCGGAGCTTGTGCGCGGTCACCACGGCGCCCACCACCGCCGGGTTGCCGCGCATGGCGGTGAGCAGGCGACGGTACGTGGCAGGGGGAGTGTCGATGGGCAGG
The window above is part of the Allokutzneria albata genome. Proteins encoded here:
- a CDS encoding MIP/aquaporin family protein, coding for MTLQAQNTVVARVGPSISPVRVAEEFALTCVLLFLVVSSTRWVLDPASPLHVADFGLALAALGVFSGVLVAVLILSPPGQRCGAHMNPAITIAVWLLDAFPGRQVLPYVGAQLAGSVTGVGLARLTWGEATENVSFAAVRAAPGWEPAAVFLAESGLMIAVVVLVGFLLASPSRTRLMPYAIGVVVTFVITVFGPLSGGSVNPARQWGPALFATGLGGDLWIYLTAPVLGAVLGAGVHYLLGARATSKRA
- a CDS encoding nuclear transport factor 2 family protein; this encodes MIEARQEIRQLIENWALWRDSGDWERFATVWHDDGRMEATWFQGTATEFIAANRRGWERGVTILHLLGGSSIDVVGTRAIGQTKMQIHQRAAVHDVSCDVVCTGRFYDFFEHRDGRWGLVWRQPIYEKDRIDPVDPAAVLSLDEDLLGRFPEGYRHLAYLQTLLGYEVVAGMPGLRGPEVADLYARGREWLAGSTGHPAGVHAGSPA
- a CDS encoding glycoside hydrolase family 18 protein, giving the protein MPKSLRVAVFALATVVLTGVVFEVRVLLGFDSVLWVALLVALAVFWVVAVVKLRVHRAVIALAVVLAPVLVVTGGGGWLLAQNLASAERASGTDALWMGHAWVDGRRTQSDVDALVARVREAKFRDLYVHSGPLSDDGSLDPALRPSARWLVDTLHKALPGVRVQAWLGNVVDEGRLNLADPASRTRIVDSGRQVLDDGFDGVHYNFEPVPEGNRDLLEVLTTAREMTRSRAKVLSVSANQIEPVRGTNFVGQTLRGKPHWWSATYIGEVARRVDQIAVMSYDSGIPVESAYTGYLRMQTRLALQVVPPEVDVLIGVPAYHDGPMHTLAETVAAAVKGIRLGVTPGRRVGAAVYVDFAATPEDWAQYLSGWVR
- a CDS encoding DUF4288 domain-containing protein — its product is MPWFSASARYASTVECDGLSTISRSVWVFELPDTGERLWADARARALEIARRDEHGYLNADGRRVQWELIDVQTLDLLGDTVEDGREVYSEMRDPSEAELREWPARTRFDPENTPPHQTGI